The DNA segment CCCGGCGTTGCCCGTGTGGCCGACGACGCTCGTGATGTTGATGATGCGACCCGTCCCCTTGCGCATCATGAAGCGACGCAGGACGAGCTTGGTCAGATACCACGTACCGCGCGCGACGCTCGCGACCTTGTCGTATTCGTCGAGCTTCATCGAGAGCATCGGCGCGTTGATGTTGAAGCCGGCGTTGTTCACGAGCACGTCGATCCGTCCCGCGACCTCCTTCAGCTCCTTGATCATCGCGTCGATCGATTCACCGTCCGCGAGGTCGGCCTTGATCGTGAAGGAGCCGTCGAGCTCCGCGGAGAGCTTCTTGGCGCCTTCCTCGGACGAGCGGTAGTGAATGCCTACCCGGAAGCCTTCGGCGGCGAGGGCGCGGGCGCAGGCGGTTCCGATCCCCGTCCCCGCACCGGTGACGAGCGCGACGGGTCGTTCGTCTTCACTCATCTTTCCATCCTC comes from the bacterium genome and includes:
- a CDS encoding 3-oxoacyl-ACP reductase FabG, producing MSEDERPVALVTGAGTGIGTACARALAAEGFRVGIHYRSSEEGAKKLSAELDGSFTIKADLADGESIDAMIKELKEVAGRIDVLVNNAGFNINAPMLSMKLDEYDKVASVARGTWYLTKLVLRRFMMRKGTGRIINITSVVGHTGNAGQIPYTMVKAGLDAFTKSLTQELQGREILVNSVAPGFVETEMTEELPDEIQQQILAKVPLGRVADAAEIADVVAFLATRGSYVHGSVLHVNGGMYGG